Proteins encoded within one genomic window of Amorphus orientalis:
- a CDS encoding methyl-accepting chemotaxis protein — MRVSLRQQLLGAFALIALLVVGLAALSITGTGRNADLFDTYRESAAESREINAALSSLSRAQLDVFKWRVSGSDEAAAALSEDIETVRSLAERVGLDLIVQLSTQYKDALDGAREYQAEIDAIYPGLVENGNTVRENLTEITMSAHAAGAFQTSYYSANAQEHLLLGRNYAERFLIRNETDEAERALEELDSANNALGTLGLVVKTPAHSTLVAESQTALADYISSFEALKAAIFMRNATLAEVDTVGPQMSELAASHLAEAEALQDTLGETSETAIQTTRSQILIASIVAVVLAIGLALLLSTRIIGSLRRITARMAALADGDDQSPIAGLKRRDEVGNMARALDVFRQNSLEMKRLEAEQERQKEQAEAEKRAAMHALADEFDLEVSSIVRTIETAIGNLEQNAGTMSASADETSRQSSTVAAAAEQATSNVQTVATAAEELAASVREISQQVAMAAEIAGEATGQASGTAEVVRGLSASAQRIGDVVQLITEIASQTNLLALNATIEAARAGEAGKGFAVVAMEVKTLAEQTSKATGEISAQIAEVQSATEQVVQAIEGITDTIRRVDEVSSAIASSVEEQGAATGEIAQNVQQAARGTQEVSTSIVSVSSAANDTGHASAEIVQATSNLFDQAASLRAQVDAFIARVRAA; from the coding sequence ATGCGTGTCTCACTTCGACAACAACTGCTCGGAGCCTTTGCTCTCATTGCCTTGCTGGTGGTGGGCCTCGCCGCCCTCAGCATAACCGGGACGGGCCGCAACGCCGACCTCTTCGACACCTACCGGGAATCCGCGGCAGAGAGCCGGGAGATCAATGCCGCGCTGTCCAGCCTGAGCCGGGCGCAGCTGGACGTGTTCAAGTGGCGCGTTTCCGGCTCCGACGAGGCCGCCGCCGCCCTGAGCGAAGACATCGAGACGGTCAGGTCGCTTGCGGAGCGCGTCGGTCTCGATCTGATCGTTCAGCTCTCCACCCAGTACAAGGACGCCCTGGATGGAGCGCGCGAGTATCAGGCTGAGATCGACGCGATCTATCCGGGCCTGGTGGAGAACGGCAACACGGTCCGGGAAAACCTGACCGAGATCACCATGTCGGCTCATGCGGCCGGTGCATTCCAGACGTCCTACTATTCGGCGAATGCCCAGGAACATCTGCTTCTCGGTCGCAACTATGCCGAACGGTTCCTGATCCGGAACGAGACGGACGAGGCCGAGCGGGCCCTGGAGGAACTGGACAGCGCCAACAACGCTCTCGGGACACTCGGGCTGGTGGTGAAGACGCCGGCTCATTCCACGCTGGTCGCCGAAAGCCAGACGGCGCTTGCCGACTACATCTCCAGCTTCGAGGCGCTCAAGGCCGCCATTTTCATGCGCAATGCCACCCTCGCCGAGGTGGATACGGTCGGCCCGCAGATGTCGGAGCTGGCCGCAAGCCATCTCGCCGAGGCCGAGGCCCTTCAGGACACGCTCGGCGAAACCAGCGAGACGGCCATTCAGACGACCCGCAGCCAGATCCTGATCGCCTCGATCGTCGCCGTCGTCCTGGCCATCGGTCTGGCCCTGCTCCTGTCCACCCGGATCATCGGTTCGCTGCGGCGCATCACCGCCCGCATGGCGGCGCTGGCCGACGGAGACGACCAGTCGCCCATTGCCGGCCTCAAACGGCGCGACGAAGTCGGCAACATGGCCCGCGCCCTGGACGTGTTCCGCCAGAACTCGCTGGAGATGAAGCGGCTGGAGGCCGAGCAGGAGCGCCAGAAGGAGCAGGCCGAAGCGGAAAAACGCGCCGCCATGCACGCGCTCGCCGACGAGTTCGATCTGGAGGTCTCCTCGATCGTCCGCACCATCGAGACGGCAATCGGCAATCTGGAGCAGAATGCCGGCACCATGAGCGCGTCGGCGGACGAGACGTCGCGCCAGTCCTCGACCGTTGCCGCCGCCGCCGAGCAGGCCACCTCCAACGTGCAGACCGTGGCAACCGCCGCGGAGGAACTGGCCGCCTCCGTCCGTGAGATCTCCCAGCAGGTCGCCATGGCCGCCGAGATCGCCGGCGAGGCGACCGGCCAGGCCAGCGGCACGGCGGAAGTGGTCCGCGGCCTCTCCGCCTCCGCCCAGCGCATCGGCGACGTGGTCCAGCTGATCACCGAGATCGCGTCCCAGACCAACCTGCTCGCCCTCAATGCCACCATCGAGGCGGCGCGGGCCGGCGAGGCCGGCAAGGGATTCGCGGTCGTCGCCATGGAAGTGAAGACGCTCGCCGAGCAGACCTCCAAGGCCACCGGCGAAATCAGCGCCCAGATCGCCGAGGTCCAGTCGGCGACCGAGCAGGTCGTTCAGGCAATCGAAGGCATCACCGACACCATCCGCCGCGTCGACGAGGTGTCGTCCGCGATCGCCTCCTCCGTCGAGGAGCAGGGCGCGGCGACTGGCGAGATCGCCCAGAACGTCCAGCAGGCTGCGCGGGGTACCCAGGAGGTCTCCACGTCGATCGTGTCGGTCTCGTCTGCCGCCAACGATACCGGGCATGCGTCTGCCGAAATCGTTCAGGCGACATCGAACCTGTTCGATCAGGCGGCTTCCCTGCGGGCCCAGGTCGACGCCTTCATCGCGAGGGTCCGAGCGGCCTGA